In Gemmatimonadota bacterium, the sequence CCAGGCAAGGCCGTGTGACGATCCGGCAGCTTTGGCGCTTCGGCGAGGTTGAGATACCCCTCCTCGATCAGCCGCTGCACCAGCCGATCCAGCAGCTCCGCGATCTCCTGCCGCACCGCCTCGTCCCCCTTGCCCTCGCCCCGCAGCTCATCCAGCATCTGGGGCGTGAGCTGCCCGCTCTCGATGAGCGCCCGGAGCAGCTCCTGCTTCAGGGCATCGAGTGACGAGTCCGCCTCCTCACCACTCCAGCCCCCCCACGGCTCGTAGTGCGAGCCGCCGGCAAAGCCGCTCTGCAGCAGGAAGTCCGCCAGGCGCTCGAGCAGCGCCTCCAGGTTCAGCGCGTCGAGCCAGCGGCCAGTGTACCTGGTGTAGGTGGTAAGGCGCATGGTGCTGCTCACACCTCGAATTTCGGTGGGCCGGCCGGTCCGGGTGGCGTCGCTCGTCGGTGTGCGCGGGCATAGCTTCCGCTCTCGGAGCGGCTGATGCGCCGTTCGGCGACGAGGCTCTCGAGCACCAGCTCGCAGGCGGCCACGGTGTAGGCCGGCGCATTCTCCCGGCAGAGCCCCAGCTCCTGCACGGCGTCCAGCAATCCGCTCACCAGGGCAAAACCTTCCAGGCAGGCCTCCGCCGAAGCGGCATCGCCGAGCTGGAGCACGCCCCCCTGGTCGAAGTGGCTGACCACTTCATCGAACGCGGCATCCGGCAGGTCTTCATGGATCGCGCGCAGGGTCTGCGCCGCCGCCTGCGCCACCAGTTCGCGGGCGACCCTGCCCGCGCCGACCAGCTCGCCCTCGTACTCGAGCTCGAGCTTCCCGGTGATGGCTGGCAGTGCCGCGTAAATGTCGCTGGGCCGGGGCACGATCACCGCCTCGCCCACCAGTAGCGCGCGCCGCTCCGCGTTCGAGACCGCATTCTCCAGCACCGTAATCGGCATGCGCTGGCTCACGCCGGAGCGCTGGTCCACGCGCTTGTCGGCGCGCGCGAGAAACGCCACTCGCTCGATGCTCTCGGCCACGAACTCTGGGATGTCCACCAGCCGGCCATCCCGCTCGACCCAGGCCTCCTGCCGCGTGATGGCCATGCCCAGCTCTACCGTCTCCGGGTAATGCGTGGCCACCTCCGCGCCAATGCGGTCCTTGAGCGGCGTAATGATCTTCCCTCGCGCCGTGTAGTCCTCCGGGTTGGCCGTGAAGACGAGCAGCACGTCCAGCCGCAGCCGCACCGGGTAGCCTTTGATCTGGACGTCGCCCTCCTGCATGATGTTGAACAGCCCCACCTGGATCTTGCCCGCCAGATCCGGCAGCTCGTTGAGCGCGAAGATGCCGCGGTTGGCCCGGGGCAGCAACCCGTAGTGGATGGTCAGCTCGTCGGCCAGCACGTGGCCGCCGCGCGCCGCGCGGATGGGATCGACATCGCCAATGATGTCCGCGATGGTAACGTCCGGCGTGGCGAGCTTTTCCACGAAGCGCGACTCCCGCGGCAGCCACAGGACCGGCGCAGCATCCCCCTGCTCCTCGAGCAGCAGACGGCCGTACTTGGAGATGGGGCGCAGCGGATCATCGTTCACCTCGCTGCCGGCCAGGATGGGGATCTCCTCGTCCAGCAGCGAAACGAGCTGGCGGATGATCCGGCTCTTGGCCTGCCCGCGCAGCCCCAGCAGCACGAAGTTCTGGCGCGCCAGCAAGGCGTTCAGCACCTGCGGCACGACGGAGTCGTCGTAGCCGATGATTCCGGGGAAGAGCGGCCCCTCCGCGGCCAGCTTGCGCAGCAGGTTGGCGCGGATCTCGTCCTTGACGGGGCGAGGCCGGTAGCCGCTGCGCTTGAGATCCCCTACGGTGGCGGGGCGAGAGGGAACAGGCATACTGCACAACCCTTGCGCAAGGCAAGCAAAAGGGATTTCTTAGGCTGCACCGGACAACATAACAGGTGGCTGCCATGTCCTCCACCACCCTTCCCCCGCGGGCGCCGGCGCCATCGCTGCCAGCCGAGCTACTGGCGCTGGTGTGGCAGCCTTCGACCGTTTTTCCGCTGCTGTTTGCCCGCGGCAAGACCGGGGCCGTGCTCTTCTTCTCCGCCGTTTCCGGCGTCTACGTCGCTTACGTGGCGGCGCAGGCGTTCGCGCTGGGGGACCGCATGGGATTGCTGCGCGCCGCCATAGCCGTGGTGCTGAGCGGGGCGGTGCTGGGTCTGATCGCCCTCTACTTTGCCGGCGGGCTGCTCTCCTGGAGCGCGGAAACGCTGCGCGGCGAGCCCGAAGCCGAGCGCATGTACGCCGTCTTCGGCTACTCGACCTGGGGGTTCCTGCCGCTGCTGGCCGTGATTGTACCCATCGAGCTGGCCTGGTACGAGGCCAGCCTCTTGTCCGCGTCCCGACCCGTGGTCCCCGACTGGGTGCCCTGGCTGGTAGGTGGACTCGAGCTGCTCACCATTGGGACCTGGCTGCTGCTCATGATCAAGGGGACGGCGCTCGCCGCCCGACTCTCGCAGGTCGAGGCGGCGGAAACCGTGGCCCTCTCGCTGGTCGAGATCGGCGTGATCGGCGTCCTGCTGCTGATCATCCTGGTAGTTTCCTTCCTGATCTGAGTCGCGCAGTCGTCGAGTCAGCCTCTTGGCAACGGTACGCGGCCGTTGCATTACGGCACGGCTGCGTTACGGCGACTCCTTAGTGGTCGAGTTCGTAAGTACGGCGGCCGTATTTGCGGAATCGACCACTTAGTTTGAGGCAGAATCTGGCTGGGCGTGGGTATGACCAGCAGCGGCTCCGGTGCAGGCTCCGCCCGTGCGGCCGCGCGCCGGCCGCGCCGCTCGCCAGGCGGAGTCACACCTCTTCCAGCTCGCGCACTCGCTTGAGCCAGGCGGCCAC encodes:
- a CDS encoding sigma 54-interacting transcriptional regulator is translated as MPVPSRPATVGDLKRSGYRPRPVKDEIRANLLRKLAAEGPLFPGIIGYDDSVVPQVLNALLARQNFVLLGLRGQAKSRIIRQLVSLLDEEIPILAGSEVNDDPLRPISKYGRLLLEEQGDAAPVLWLPRESRFVEKLATPDVTIADIIGDVDPIRAARGGHVLADELTIHYGLLPRANRGIFALNELPDLAGKIQVGLFNIMQEGDVQIKGYPVRLRLDVLLVFTANPEDYTARGKIITPLKDRIGAEVATHYPETVELGMAITRQEAWVERDGRLVDIPEFVAESIERVAFLARADKRVDQRSGVSQRMPITVLENAVSNAERRALLVGEAVIVPRPSDIYAALPAITGKLELEYEGELVGAGRVARELVAQAAAQTLRAIHEDLPDAAFDEVVSHFDQGGVLQLGDAASAEACLEGFALVSGLLDAVQELGLCRENAPAYTVAACELVLESLVAERRISRSESGSYARAHRRATPPGPAGPPKFEV